In a single window of the bacterium genome:
- the dusB gene encoding tRNA dihydrouridine synthase DusB, whose protein sequence is MASTPAKSVRTLRIGELKLADALLLAPMEGYSDQPFRRICRRLGADLAYTEFTSSEALVRLAGRSASKISLADDERPVGIQIYGRDPGRMAQAARQAAANRPELVDINFGCPARKVCGGGAGSQLMREPDLLLQIAGAVVQAVDLPVTVKMRLGWDGPSRNAVELALRLQDLGVKAVTIHGRTRCQKFEGQADWDGIAEVKRALEIPVIGNGDVRSPEDARRLFDHTGVDAVMIGRAAIHYPWIFRETRAFLDRGQNLPPPGLEEKVDLLLEHLDLAVQHKGEQRAVLEMRKMYVAYLRDHPGIKALRAELMTLVEAAAVRGRLLELRADLEPGAEDPRELESLTAAP, encoded by the coding sequence ATGGCAAGCACCCCGGCGAAGTCCGTCCGCACCTTGCGGATCGGCGAACTGAAGCTCGCTGACGCATTGCTGCTGGCTCCCATGGAGGGCTACAGCGATCAACCCTTCCGCCGCATCTGCCGGCGGCTGGGGGCGGACCTTGCCTACACCGAGTTCACCTCCAGCGAAGCCCTCGTCCGACTCGCCGGCCGCTCCGCCAGCAAGATCAGCCTGGCCGACGACGAGCGCCCGGTGGGAATCCAGATCTACGGGCGCGATCCCGGCCGGATGGCCCAAGCGGCGCGCCAGGCGGCGGCCAATCGACCGGAGCTGGTGGACATCAACTTCGGCTGTCCGGCGCGCAAGGTGTGCGGCGGTGGGGCCGGATCGCAGTTGATGAGGGAACCAGACCTGTTGTTGCAGATCGCCGGCGCCGTGGTGCAGGCCGTGGATCTTCCCGTCACGGTGAAAATGCGCCTGGGCTGGGATGGCCCAAGCCGCAATGCCGTGGAGCTGGCCCTGCGCTTGCAGGACTTGGGCGTCAAGGCCGTCACCATCCATGGACGCACCCGCTGCCAGAAGTTCGAGGGCCAGGCCGACTGGGACGGCATCGCCGAGGTCAAGCGCGCCCTGGAGATCCCGGTCATCGGCAATGGCGACGTGCGCAGCCCGGAGGACGCCCGCCGCCTCTTCGACCACACCGGCGTGGATGCCGTGATGATCGGCCGCGCCGCCATCCATTACCCCTGGATTTTCCGCGAAACGCGGGCCTTCCTCGACCGCGGCCAGAACCTGCCCCCGCCCGGACTGGAGGAGAAGGTCGATCTCCTGCTCGAGCATCTCGACCTGGCCGTCCAGCACAAGGGCGAGCAGCGGGCCGTGCTGGAGATGCGCAAGATGTACGTCGCCTACCTGCGCGATCATCCGGGCATCAAGGCGCTGCGGGCTGAACTGATGACCCTGGTGGAGGCCGCCGCTGTGCGTGGCCGCCTGCTGGAACTGCGCGCCGACCTCGAGCCGGGCGCGGAGGACCCGCGGGAGTTGGAAAGCCTGACGGCCGCCCCATGA
- a CDS encoding 4-hydroxythreonine-4-phosphate dehydrogenase PdxA — protein MSGDRLLVLSMGDPAGIGPEVLLKAAARWMAERRPGRLLAVAPPSWLDGLRRRLGLELRLVVDDGTRARPDGLTLAPWPPPVEEDPPTDLLIHEKEPTPPALPAPSLAGGILAWLSLAAAVDIVGRDPVRRALVTAPVCKESLARAGFRWPGHTEYLGWRGGVADPLMWMCSPDLSVGLVSNHDPLARLPLAITAERVERKARLALAHLARRHPGERLGVLALNPHAGDGGVLGGEEVEWLGPLLESMRREGLPCDGPLSADAALARGKGRLLAMYHDQGLPVFKLVAGAAGVNTTLGLPFVRCSPGHGTAFDIAGQGRADEGGLFAALAEAWRQLEDRAA, from the coding sequence ATGAGCGGGGACAGGCTGCTCGTGCTCAGCATGGGGGATCCGGCGGGGATCGGTCCGGAGGTGCTGCTCAAGGCCGCGGCGCGCTGGATGGCCGAGCGTCGACCGGGCCGCTTGCTGGCCGTGGCGCCGCCCTCCTGGCTGGACGGCCTGCGCCGGCGCCTGGGCCTGGAGCTGCGGCTGGTGGTGGACGACGGGACGCGGGCAAGGCCCGATGGCTTGACCCTGGCGCCCTGGCCGCCACCTGTGGAGGAGGATCCGCCGACGGATCTGCTCATCCATGAGAAGGAGCCGACCCCGCCCGCCCTTCCCGCGCCCTCGCTGGCGGGAGGGATCCTGGCCTGGCTCTCGCTGGCCGCGGCCGTGGACATCGTGGGGCGGGACCCCGTCCGGCGGGCCTTGGTGACGGCGCCCGTCTGCAAGGAGTCCCTCGCCCGCGCCGGCTTCCGCTGGCCCGGCCACACCGAGTACTTGGGCTGGCGCGGCGGCGTGGCCGATCCGCTCATGTGGATGTGCTCGCCGGACCTGTCGGTGGGGCTGGTGAGCAATCACGACCCGCTCGCCCGCCTGCCCCTGGCCATCACGGCGGAGCGCGTCGAGCGCAAGGCGCGCCTTGCCCTGGCCCACCTGGCGCGGCGTCATCCGGGCGAGCGGCTGGGCGTGCTGGCCCTCAATCCCCACGCCGGCGACGGAGGCGTGCTGGGCGGGGAGGAGGTCGAGTGGCTGGGCCCGCTGCTGGAAAGCATGCGCCGCGAAGGCCTGCCCTGCGACGGACCCCTCTCCGCCGACGCCGCCCTGGCCCGGGGGAAGGGGCGCCTGCTCGCCATGTATCACGACCAGGGCCTGCCCGTCTTCAAGCTGGTGGCGGGCGCCGCCGGTGTCAATACGACGCTGGGCCTGCCCTTTGTCCGCTGCTCGCCAGGCCATGGCACGGCCTTTGACATCGCCGGCCAGGGACGCGCCGATGAGGGGGGCCTGTTCGCCGCCCTGGCCGAGGCCTGGCGCCAGCTGGAGGACCGCGCCGCGTGA
- a CDS encoding class I SAM-dependent methyltransferase, whose product MRIRPVPPYQALAAIYDQLMMHVDYPMWADYTRELWRRHGGGRLGSAFDAACGTGRFLAALKEPRLRLAGADGCAAMLEQARRRLPRTVALSCQDLRELAMPGRWDLVTCLYDSLNYLEETDDLRSALARLGALVAPRGLLVFDVCTERNSLSHFNDRQESGRAEEVTWERHSWYDRPARLHHNEFLLEDEQGRRWAEAHRQRIYAIEEVEAVAAEAGLSLLGRYADFTLLPGSEQADRVHFAARPTGSQV is encoded by the coding sequence GTGAGGATCCGGCCCGTGCCGCCCTATCAGGCCCTGGCGGCCATCTACGACCAGCTGATGATGCACGTCGATTATCCCATGTGGGCCGATTACACGCGTGAGCTGTGGCGTCGCCATGGCGGCGGCCGGCTGGGCAGCGCCTTCGACGCCGCCTGTGGCACGGGACGCTTCCTGGCCGCCTTGAAGGAGCCGCGCCTGCGCCTGGCCGGAGCGGACGGCTGCGCCGCCATGCTGGAGCAAGCCCGCCGCCGGCTGCCCCGCACCGTGGCCCTCTCCTGCCAGGATCTGCGCGAGCTGGCCATGCCCGGCCGCTGGGATTTGGTCACCTGCCTCTACGACTCCCTCAACTATCTCGAGGAGACGGACGACCTGCGCAGCGCCCTGGCGCGCCTGGGCGCCCTGGTCGCGCCGCGCGGCCTGCTCGTCTTCGATGTCTGCACCGAGCGCAACAGCCTGTCCCATTTCAACGACCGCCAGGAGAGCGGGCGCGCCGAGGAGGTGACGTGGGAGCGGCACAGCTGGTACGACCGACCGGCCCGCCTGCATCACAACGAGTTCCTGCTGGAGGACGAGCAGGGGCGACGCTGGGCGGAGGCGCACCGGCAACGCATATACGCCATCGAGGAGGTGGAGGCGGTGGCCGCGGAGGCCGGCTTGTCCCTGCTGGGCCGCTACGCCGACTTCACCCTGCTGCCCGGCAGTGAACAAGCGGACCGCGTCCACTTCGCGGCGCGGCCGACGGGGAGCCAGGTGTGA
- a CDS encoding ABC transporter ATP-binding protein — protein sequence MNGNGSAATLPLLEARGLEFQYPGGFRLGPLDLRLFAGELVSLEGEPGAGKSTLLRLLAARQRPEAGTLLLRQEPLAGRRLTELAAWRRRLGLLDQDAGLPAQRSPRELLRLALAAHGLGARQRRQESMRILGETGLLARADLPCGSLSTGQGRWVQLALALCGLPELLLLDEPLAHLSPDHQVEMVASLRRLARRGMAVLFCGHGAIPGRREDVRRLRLERGRLAELPAAGGHR from the coding sequence GTGAACGGAAACGGCAGCGCCGCCACCCTGCCGCTGCTGGAGGCGCGCGGCCTGGAGTTCCAGTACCCGGGCGGCTTCCGCCTGGGACCCTTGGATCTGCGCCTGTTCGCCGGCGAGCTCGTCTCGCTGGAGGGGGAGCCCGGCGCCGGCAAGTCCACCCTGCTGCGTCTCCTGGCGGCGCGCCAACGACCGGAGGCCGGCACCCTGCTGCTGCGGCAAGAGCCCCTGGCCGGCCGCCGCTTGACGGAGCTGGCCGCCTGGCGTCGCCGCCTGGGACTGCTCGACCAGGATGCCGGCTTGCCCGCCCAGCGCAGTCCGCGTGAACTGCTGCGCCTGGCCCTGGCCGCCCACGGCCTGGGCGCCCGTCAACGGCGCCAGGAGAGCATGCGCATCCTGGGCGAGACCGGCCTGCTGGCCCGGGCCGATCTGCCCTGCGGCAGCCTCTCCACCGGCCAGGGCCGCTGGGTCCAGTTGGCCCTGGCGCTGTGCGGCCTGCCCGAGCTCCTCCTCCTGGACGAACCCCTCGCCCACCTTTCCCCCGACCATCAGGTGGAGATGGTGGCCAGTCTGCGTCGCCTCGCCCGGCGCGGCATGGCCGTCCTTTTTTGCGGCCACGGGGCCATTCCCGGCAGGCGGGAGGATGTGCGCCGACTGCGGCTGGAGCGGGGCCGTCTCGCGGAACTGCCCGCGGCGGGAGGCCACCGATGA
- a CDS encoding glycosyltransferase has product MRILFITPTTDSAHLVKWVVAARSKGHEIEILCHAPCTSALGLPVTVVPTDTSFMAKCFGRLRFIFVCRSLIRRFRPDLVQVHFMDPTLNVLGWAHTKPLLVSVWGSDVAMPRNAVNELFRRYGLRSADIVTATNPLLEYMVRSHVGLSAKVEVIPFGIDLDLFQPGFPPPRTPFRIGFVKHLEPVYGYDILIKAAALMHREIGSMELVIVGGGSRLNHARGLVQELGINDMVSFLGRVPNDQLPGLLGGFHALAMPSLSESFGVSALEASACGVPVVASRTGGIPDVVRDGETGFLVPPRDPAALAERLAWLAGHPSEASRMGAEGRRFVERHYNWTACAERMELVQQQLVAAYASKA; this is encoded by the coding sequence ATGAGGATATTGTTCATCACACCGACCACCGACAGTGCCCACTTGGTGAAATGGGTTGTGGCCGCCCGCTCGAAGGGTCATGAGATTGAGATCCTGTGCCATGCCCCCTGTACGAGTGCATTGGGTCTTCCCGTTACTGTCGTTCCTACCGATACAAGCTTCATGGCGAAATGCTTCGGTCGCCTGCGCTTCATCTTCGTCTGCAGAAGCCTGATTCGACGGTTCAGACCTGATTTGGTCCAGGTCCACTTCATGGATCCCACTTTGAATGTACTGGGCTGGGCACACACCAAACCGTTGTTGGTCTCAGTTTGGGGCAGTGATGTTGCCATGCCTCGCAATGCGGTCAACGAGTTGTTCAGACGCTACGGGTTGCGATCAGCCGACATCGTGACGGCCACCAACCCTCTCCTCGAGTACATGGTCAGATCCCATGTGGGGCTGAGCGCCAAAGTGGAAGTGATCCCATTTGGAATAGATCTCGACCTCTTCCAACCAGGCTTCCCACCGCCTCGCACACCCTTTCGGATCGGCTTCGTCAAACACCTGGAGCCCGTTTATGGCTACGATATCTTGATCAAGGCCGCCGCCCTGATGCACCGTGAAATCGGCTCCATGGAACTGGTGATCGTGGGAGGCGGCAGCCGACTCAACCACGCACGCGGGCTGGTGCAGGAGCTTGGAATCAATGATATGGTGAGCTTCTTGGGCCGGGTACCCAATGATCAGCTTCCTGGCTTGTTGGGCGGTTTCCATGCCTTGGCCATGCCCTCCCTCAGCGAGAGCTTCGGGGTCAGCGCCCTGGAGGCTTCCGCTTGCGGCGTGCCGGTGGTGGCTAGCCGCACAGGCGGTATCCCGGATGTGGTGCGCGATGGTGAGACAGGGTTCCTGGTTCCACCAAGGGATCCCGCTGCATTGGCTGAACGGCTGGCTTGGCTGGCTGGACATCCGAGTGAAGCCAGCCGAATGGGCGCAGAAGGCCGACGCTTCGTGGAGCGGCACTACAACTGGACTGCTTGCGCCGAGCGGATGGAGTTGGTGCAGCAACAACTTGTTGCCGCTTATGCAAGCAAGGCGTGA
- a CDS encoding glycosyltransferase produces the protein MSTPILLIAYDFHPFVGSGGSVRMVKLAKYLHRLDQPLVVLTGGFESRDADQSLDHELTGIPIEVASTNPVMPNIIDHANRASSLRLAGRILRTFLPFPDNRFRYLPAMFTAARKLIHARGIRTVLITSPPNSMSLLVPLLRYWRKELRLVLDFRDSWALDPQMSPNTSWFRWTQRMLEHLTVNQADLVITCTPGLDKWIQSQLKRPSTAHLITNGYDEEDFPSNLPESPRDGRFLLTYAGSIGGVNGPHSLQKMMEAMQLLEKRRGDLACRLVLQIAGHVSPIERDRVAGLLTTSRMEFLGFLPHRQALEIQAASHAILIMLFEKPNVDRVYTGKLFEACRLAKPLLVSAPPGILADFVTSRDMGEVTPATDADAICRGIERLMDRCLNGPSYPLPIMDLAQFERGLLARRYLELLKS, from the coding sequence ATGTCGACTCCGATCTTGTTGATAGCGTACGACTTTCATCCATTCGTGGGGAGCGGTGGTTCGGTGCGCATGGTAAAGCTGGCCAAGTACCTACACCGGCTTGATCAGCCTCTCGTGGTATTGACCGGTGGATTCGAATCGCGCGATGCCGATCAAAGCCTGGATCATGAGTTGACGGGCATTCCCATCGAAGTCGCCAGCACCAATCCCGTTATGCCCAACATCATCGACCATGCTAACCGAGCCTCCTCACTTCGCTTGGCTGGTCGTATCCTGAGAACCTTCCTGCCCTTTCCTGACAATCGCTTCCGATATCTGCCAGCCATGTTCACCGCCGCCCGGAAGTTGATTCACGCACGCGGCATCCGCACTGTGCTGATCACCAGCCCGCCCAACAGCATGTCGCTGCTTGTTCCCCTGCTGCGATACTGGAGAAAAGAGCTGCGCTTAGTCCTTGATTTCCGGGACAGCTGGGCACTTGATCCCCAGATGTCACCCAACACCTCATGGTTCCGCTGGACGCAGCGCATGCTCGAACACTTGACCGTCAACCAGGCGGACCTCGTGATCACATGTACACCTGGTCTGGATAAGTGGATTCAAAGTCAGCTCAAGCGGCCAAGCACTGCGCACCTCATCACCAATGGTTACGACGAAGAGGATTTCCCAAGCAACTTGCCTGAGTCACCCCGCGATGGACGCTTTCTTCTGACTTATGCCGGCAGCATTGGCGGGGTTAACGGGCCGCACAGCCTGCAGAAGATGATGGAGGCCATGCAGCTTCTTGAGAAACGCCGCGGGGATTTGGCCTGTCGCTTGGTATTACAGATCGCAGGTCATGTTTCGCCCATCGAACGAGACCGTGTGGCTGGATTGCTTACCACATCCCGCATGGAATTCCTGGGTTTCCTGCCACACCGACAGGCCTTGGAGATCCAGGCAGCGTCCCATGCCATCCTGATCATGCTCTTCGAGAAACCGAACGTGGATCGTGTATATACGGGTAAACTCTTTGAGGCCTGCCGCCTGGCTAAGCCCCTGCTTGTTAGCGCGCCTCCCGGCATCCTGGCAGACTTTGTGACTTCGCGGGATATGGGCGAAGTCACACCAGCGACGGATGCGGATGCTATTTGCCGTGGCATCGAGCGGCTGATGGATCGCTGCCTCAACGGCCCAAGCTATCCGCTTCCCATCATGGATCTGGCTCAATTCGAGCGAGGCCTCCTGGCACGTAGATATCTGGAATTGCTTAAGTCGTGA
- a CDS encoding glycosyltransferase family 1 protein, translated as MRIAIDGRAIMPQLDGIGRYSHCLIEGLRQLDTRNEYIVYVTHPHFSFPSDSNFREALLPYRYVHPYTIMAFHRELHAQKVDLLFAPFFFAPPLFRGPTILTVHDLIWVKQPGLQAKPGNPLELVKIIAHRTIVPYSLRRAAEVITVSHSTAADLHRLDPSLSDRVTVITPGIDHLPCGEDPLPLSDRDSYVLFVGNSKPYKNMAGVIECFERLTANEPFDTLRLKIPGRRDNFRTIIQEQINRSSCRDRVDLLGPVDEVSLVDLYRRARLLLFPSRYEGFGFPVLEAMAFGTPVVTSNCSSLPEVAGDAAVLVDPEDIPQMARACAALLGDPVRMQSLVERGRRRVLDYRWEECARQVHAVLLRAGRPFLGA; from the coding sequence ATGCGAATCGCCATCGACGGGCGGGCCATCATGCCTCAGCTGGACGGCATTGGACGATACTCCCACTGTCTGATCGAAGGATTGCGACAATTGGATACGCGAAACGAGTATATCGTCTACGTCACCCACCCGCATTTCTCGTTTCCCTCCGACTCCAACTTTCGTGAAGCTCTGCTGCCGTATCGCTATGTCCACCCGTACACCATCATGGCTTTCCATCGTGAACTGCATGCCCAGAAGGTGGACTTGTTGTTTGCCCCGTTCTTCTTCGCTCCGCCATTGTTTCGTGGCCCGACCATTTTGACTGTCCACGACTTGATCTGGGTCAAGCAACCAGGACTGCAAGCGAAGCCGGGAAACCCACTGGAGCTGGTCAAGATTATCGCCCATAGGACCATCGTTCCATACTCATTGCGACGCGCCGCAGAAGTGATCACTGTCAGCCACTCCACCGCGGCTGACCTACATCGGCTTGACCCCTCCTTGTCAGACCGGGTCACGGTGATCACCCCGGGAATCGACCATCTCCCGTGCGGAGAGGATCCGTTGCCATTGTCGGATCGGGACTCTTATGTGTTGTTTGTCGGGAACTCAAAACCCTATAAGAACATGGCTGGTGTGATAGAGTGCTTCGAACGTTTGACGGCGAACGAACCATTCGACACGCTTCGATTGAAGATTCCCGGGCGCCGGGACAATTTCCGCACAATCATCCAAGAGCAAATCAATCGGAGTAGTTGTCGTGATCGGGTCGACTTGTTGGGGCCAGTTGATGAAGTCTCCCTAGTCGATTTGTATCGACGGGCACGGCTACTGCTCTTTCCATCCCGCTATGAAGGTTTCGGCTTCCCCGTGCTGGAAGCGATGGCCTTTGGGACGCCGGTCGTCACGTCCAATTGCAGTTCCTTGCCCGAAGTCGCCGGAGACGCCGCCGTCCTGGTCGACCCGGAGGACATTCCACAAATGGCGCGGGCTTGCGCGGCTCTGCTTGGGGATCCAGTCCGGATGCAGTCTCTGGTCGAGCGAGGACGGCGCCGAGTCCTGGACTACCGCTGGGAGGAATGCGCGCGGCAGGTCCATGCGGTTCTGCTGCGTGCCGGCCGGCCCTTCCTTGGGGCTTGA
- a CDS encoding O-antigen ligase family protein gives MTGHARRTWPALVAAPLIAVSTSLAFDEPAWILLPAALAILLLCMLIQDMAVFLLAFFPLLCFHHVSQLNLLFAVFGVLALLLGRWVERDRQRPLTWLELGLLAIATLAYLPVLRVDNQLETTVWWAYDFLPLVLYVLLCGRLVAAETLRHTAKLFVVIASVAAVTVIADGLLHPHVRAVGLVDSYPTGVAFDLVPFFPIALGLFGDRDTRILGIAGSLLILLALFFTGTRMPFFIACLSALPFFKLRHAGLYLFIGLGILFAMQSGGGLVSRYNAIEVEQGVAQSTDASTVIRLLQWVLSLKILQVHGWLGIGFGQYREMAQSLFPDPTMVLGHSHNALLEKMVQVGIPVALFYFFVISTLIWINWRCYFLMRRDLTPADERLLLGFGLGACALLACGVSDAVLSGHNQPILFWMVMACWSLFTRIAPRPTGGAPA, from the coding sequence GTGACCGGCCATGCCAGGCGAACCTGGCCGGCCCTGGTGGCGGCACCCCTCATCGCAGTGAGCACCAGCCTTGCCTTCGATGAACCCGCCTGGATCCTTCTGCCCGCGGCGCTGGCAATTCTCTTGTTGTGCATGCTGATCCAGGACATGGCCGTATTCCTGTTGGCCTTCTTCCCCCTCCTCTGCTTCCACCACGTGTCCCAATTGAACCTGCTCTTCGCCGTGTTCGGCGTGCTGGCGTTGCTGCTGGGACGCTGGGTTGAACGTGACCGGCAGAGGCCGCTCACGTGGCTGGAATTGGGCCTGCTGGCGATCGCCACCCTGGCCTACTTGCCAGTCCTGCGCGTCGACAATCAACTTGAGACAACTGTCTGGTGGGCCTACGACTTCCTGCCCCTGGTCCTTTACGTGCTTCTGTGCGGCCGGCTGGTGGCAGCGGAGACGTTGCGCCACACGGCGAAGCTCTTCGTGGTGATCGCTTCGGTGGCCGCAGTAACGGTCATTGCCGACGGACTGCTCCATCCACATGTCAGAGCCGTTGGGTTGGTTGACTCGTACCCCACCGGCGTCGCCTTCGATCTGGTGCCATTCTTCCCGATCGCCCTCGGCCTCTTCGGTGACCGCGATACGCGAATTCTGGGAATCGCCGGGTCCCTGCTCATACTGCTTGCCCTGTTCTTCACGGGAACACGGATGCCTTTCTTCATCGCCTGCCTTTCGGCCCTTCCCTTCTTCAAGCTGAGGCATGCCGGCTTGTATCTGTTCATAGGGCTGGGGATCCTTTTCGCCATGCAGTCCGGCGGCGGCCTGGTAAGCCGCTACAATGCCATCGAGGTAGAACAGGGAGTGGCCCAGAGCACCGACGCCTCCACTGTCATCAGGCTGCTACAGTGGGTCCTATCGCTGAAGATCCTCCAGGTGCACGGCTGGCTGGGGATAGGCTTCGGCCAGTACCGCGAGATGGCCCAGTCCCTCTTCCCGGACCCAACAATGGTCCTCGGGCACTCCCACAATGCGCTGCTGGAGAAAATGGTCCAGGTGGGGATCCCCGTGGCCCTGTTCTACTTCTTTGTCATCAGCACCCTGATCTGGATCAACTGGAGATGCTACTTCCTCATGCGCCGCGACTTGACTCCAGCAGATGAACGGTTGCTGCTGGGCTTTGGCCTGGGCGCCTGCGCCCTGCTGGCGTGCGGCGTCTCCGACGCGGTTCTCAGCGGTCACAACCAGCCCATTCTGTTCTGGATGGTGATGGCTTGCTGGTCCCTCTTCACCCGCATCGCCCCCCGGCCCACCGGGGGGGCACCGGCATGA
- a CDS encoding glycosyltransferase family 2 protein, protein MTATDLILGAVLGLSLAGLFAAYPGILLVLLLARHRARDWHAEDDHCPTVTIFLAAFNEEGLIEKKLQNCVELDYPAERLEILVVSDQSTDRTAELVDCFPDNRVRRVDLGHRLGKASIMSRALPLAKGEILVVTDTNVFFARDTLRRLMRWYADPRVGLVSGTEQRIQAERQQFQAETWYRDFDIVLKCAEGRMGATMGAYGGIYSLRATCWRAIPDETQNEDLATTLNVLRQGYATLHDSEALAEEAIGANPDMEFGRRIRIGAGNFQCLAWNLWLLNPLQGWKSLFFWFHKVPRWFTPHLLIVALATHLALALRGHLMPWLALHLALYAVGLYGIHQNRRGLGRGWVSALGHFLHMNAAVGLGFIRWLRGIRAGTWTPTRL, encoded by the coding sequence ATGACGGCCACGGACCTGATCCTTGGCGCGGTCCTTGGGCTCTCCCTCGCGGGGCTCTTTGCTGCCTATCCGGGCATCCTCCTTGTCTTGCTTCTCGCACGGCACCGTGCGAGGGACTGGCATGCCGAAGACGACCACTGCCCCACCGTGACCATCTTCCTTGCAGCCTTCAACGAGGAGGGCTTGATCGAGAAGAAGCTGCAGAACTGCGTCGAGCTGGACTACCCGGCGGAGCGACTGGAGATCCTGGTGGTGTCCGACCAGTCCACCGACCGCACCGCCGAGCTGGTTGACTGCTTCCCCGATAACAGGGTCCGCAGGGTGGACCTTGGCCACCGCCTGGGCAAGGCGAGCATCATGAGCCGCGCCTTGCCGCTGGCCAAGGGCGAGATCCTCGTTGTGACTGACACCAACGTGTTCTTCGCCCGCGACACTCTGCGACGGCTGATGCGCTGGTACGCTGATCCGCGCGTTGGCTTGGTCTCGGGCACAGAGCAACGGATCCAGGCGGAGCGACAGCAGTTCCAGGCGGAGACTTGGTACCGCGACTTCGACATTGTCCTGAAATGCGCGGAGGGGCGGATGGGCGCGACCATGGGGGCCTACGGCGGCATCTACAGCCTGCGCGCTACCTGTTGGCGTGCCATTCCGGACGAGACGCAAAACGAGGATCTTGCCACGACCCTCAACGTCCTCCGGCAAGGCTACGCGACCCTCCACGACAGTGAGGCGCTCGCCGAGGAGGCAATCGGCGCCAACCCCGACATGGAGTTCGGGCGGCGCATCCGCATCGGCGCGGGCAACTTTCAGTGCCTCGCCTGGAATCTCTGGCTCCTGAATCCACTGCAAGGCTGGAAGAGCCTGTTCTTCTGGTTCCACAAAGTGCCACGCTGGTTCACGCCGCACCTGCTGATTGTTGCCCTGGCGACGCATCTGGCCCTGGCGTTGCGTGGCCATCTGATGCCGTGGTTGGCGTTGCACCTCGCTCTCTACGCGGTTGGTCTGTATGGAATCCACCAGAACCGCCGCGGGCTGGGCCGCGGCTGGGTCTCCGCGCTGGGCCATTTCCTGCACATGAACGCCGCGGTAGGGCTGGGCTTCATCCGCTGGCTGCGCGGGATCCGGGCTGGGACTTGGACACCGACGCGGCTCTGA